One stretch of Saccharopolyspora erythraea DNA includes these proteins:
- a CDS encoding maltokinase N-terminal cap-like domain-containing protein has translation MNTPMRGPAAADLHRQIATWLPAQPWFADKNRRIDEVGIVRAVALDSGTGPRAVLSVIRLTFDDGGRDYYQVPLGFRSTVPPALGSAVLGESDGSVVYDALADPELVRRLVAAFAAERGPGSMRFRLTADARGLEPGRGGVRAVAQEQSNSSVVVDERLVLKVFRRLVPGINPDVELNRALVAAHNAHVPVLRGFMDTDVGGVTTSMMTLQEFVPCSTTGWDMALHDLAGELEGRDFSAFPAAAVEVGVAVARVHRDLARSFGTSPFEQKHSIRQLNSTLDSALPLSPRLAEHEAALRETVLSLGEEIVRTPQIPSQRVHGDLHLGQVLHSLRGWLVLDFEGEPDRSLASRLLPASPLRDVAGMLRSFDYAADRTALARQAGEGPRAWAERARSAFLDGYAEAAGFDPREQRALLDAYVLDKALYETAYEVRHRPSWSEIPIRGVLRLLEESDAG, from the coding sequence ATGAACACGCCGATGCGAGGTCCGGCCGCTGCGGACCTGCACCGCCAGATCGCCACGTGGCTTCCCGCCCAGCCCTGGTTCGCCGACAAGAACCGGCGGATCGACGAAGTCGGGATCGTCCGCGCCGTCGCGCTGGACAGCGGCACCGGCCCCAGAGCGGTGCTGTCGGTCATCCGGCTCACCTTCGACGACGGCGGGCGCGACTACTACCAGGTCCCCCTCGGTTTCCGGTCGACGGTGCCGCCCGCGCTGGGCAGCGCGGTCCTGGGCGAGTCAGACGGCAGCGTCGTCTACGACGCCCTCGCCGACCCGGAGCTGGTGCGCCGGCTGGTGGCCGCGTTCGCCGCCGAACGGGGTCCCGGCAGCATGCGATTCCGCCTGACGGCCGACGCCAGAGGCCTGGAACCCGGTCGCGGCGGAGTCCGGGCTGTCGCGCAGGAGCAGTCCAACAGCTCGGTCGTCGTGGACGAACGGCTGGTGCTCAAGGTCTTCCGCAGACTGGTCCCCGGGATCAATCCGGACGTGGAGCTCAACCGCGCGCTGGTAGCCGCGCACAACGCACATGTGCCGGTCCTGCGCGGATTCATGGACACCGACGTGGGCGGCGTCACCACCTCGATGATGACGTTGCAGGAATTCGTTCCCTGCTCGACCACCGGTTGGGACATGGCACTGCACGACCTGGCCGGAGAGCTCGAAGGCCGCGACTTCTCCGCGTTCCCCGCGGCCGCGGTGGAAGTGGGCGTCGCCGTCGCACGGGTCCACCGCGATCTCGCCCGCTCCTTCGGGACATCACCGTTCGAGCAGAAGCACAGCATTCGGCAGCTCAACTCCACTTTGGACTCGGCACTGCCGCTGTCACCCCGGCTCGCAGAGCACGAAGCCGCTCTGCGTGAGACCGTGCTCTCCCTTGGGGAGGAGATCGTGCGAACACCGCAAATTCCCTCCCAGCGAGTGCACGGGGACCTCCATCTCGGCCAGGTGCTGCACTCGCTCCGCGGCTGGCTCGTGCTCGACTTCGAAGGGGAGCCCGACCGTTCCCTCGCCTCGCGATTGCTTCCGGCGTCCCCGCTGCGCGACGTGGCCGGCATGCTGCGTTCCTTCGACTACGCCGCCGACCGCACCGCCCTCGCGCGGCAGGCCGGCGAAGGCCCGCGCGCCTGGGCGGAGCGCGCCAGGTCCGCGTTCCTCGACGGTTACGCCGAAGCCGCCGGCTTCGACCCGCGGGAGCAACGAGCGCTCCTGGACGCCTACGTGTTGGACAAGGCCCTGTACGAGACCGCCTACGAGGTCCGGCACCGGCCGTCGTGGTCGGAGATCCCGATCCGGGGGGTGCTCCGGCTGCTGGAGGAATCCGATGCCGGCTAG
- the treS gene encoding maltose alpha-D-glucosyltransferase: MSERIAPGVIVEPGSEQFGQAQPAPDQPEWFKTAVFYEVLVRAFGDRDDNGTGDLLGLADRLDYLQWLGVDCLWLPPFYDSPLRDGGYDIRNFRAVLPEFGTVEDFVHLLDEAHRRGIRVITDLVLNHTSDTHPWFVESRNNPDGPYGDFYVWSDHGTEYPDARIIFVDTESSNWTYDPVRGQYYWHRFFSHQPDLNFDNPHVQDAMLDVMRFWLDLGIDGFRMDAVPYLYEREGTNGENLPETHDFLKRCRKIVDDEYHDRVLLAEANQWPTEVVDYFGDPSSGGDEMHMAFHFPLMPRIFMAARQQTRGPVSEVLRRTPEIPSGAQWAIFLRNHDELTLEMVSDDERSFMYREYAPDPRMKANIGIRRRLAPLLDNDYNQLELFTALLLSLPGSPFLYYGDEIGMGDNIWLRDRDAVRTPMQWTPDRNAGFSRADPERLYLPPVMDPVYGFHRVNVESQQRNSASFLHWTRRMLRIRKRHSAFGLGSFHEIDPSNQTVLAFLRKHRSATGDDVMLCVNNMSGSPQPIELDLADWSGHTVREVTGGAAFPAIGDQPYQLSVPGHGFFWFAISPAEETK, from the coding sequence ATGAGTGAGCGCATCGCCCCCGGAGTGATCGTCGAGCCGGGATCCGAGCAGTTCGGACAGGCGCAACCGGCTCCCGACCAGCCCGAGTGGTTCAAGACCGCCGTGTTCTACGAGGTGCTGGTGCGCGCCTTCGGCGACCGCGACGACAACGGCACCGGGGACCTGCTCGGCCTCGCCGACCGGCTGGACTACCTGCAGTGGCTCGGCGTCGACTGCCTGTGGCTGCCCCCGTTCTACGACTCCCCGCTGCGCGACGGCGGATACGACATCCGCAACTTCCGCGCAGTGCTGCCGGAGTTCGGCACCGTCGAGGACTTCGTCCACCTGCTCGACGAAGCCCACCGCCGGGGAATCCGGGTCATCACCGACCTCGTGCTCAACCACACCTCGGACACGCACCCGTGGTTCGTGGAGTCGCGGAACAACCCGGACGGCCCGTACGGGGACTTCTACGTCTGGAGCGACCACGGCACCGAGTACCCGGACGCCAGGATCATCTTCGTCGACACCGAGTCCTCCAACTGGACCTACGACCCGGTGCGCGGCCAGTACTACTGGCACCGGTTCTTCTCCCACCAGCCGGACCTCAACTTCGACAACCCGCACGTCCAGGACGCGATGCTCGACGTGATGCGGTTCTGGCTCGACCTGGGCATCGACGGATTCCGGATGGACGCGGTGCCCTACCTCTACGAGCGCGAGGGCACCAACGGGGAGAACCTGCCGGAGACCCACGACTTCCTCAAGCGGTGCCGCAAGATCGTCGACGACGAGTACCACGACCGCGTCCTGCTGGCCGAGGCCAACCAGTGGCCGACCGAGGTCGTCGACTACTTCGGCGACCCGTCCTCCGGCGGCGACGAGATGCACATGGCCTTCCACTTCCCGCTGATGCCGCGGATCTTCATGGCCGCGCGGCAGCAGACCCGCGGCCCCGTCTCGGAGGTCCTGCGACGCACGCCGGAGATCCCGTCCGGCGCGCAGTGGGCGATCTTCCTGCGCAACCACGACGAGCTGACCCTGGAGATGGTCAGTGACGACGAACGGTCGTTCATGTACCGGGAGTACGCCCCGGATCCCCGCATGAAGGCCAACATAGGCATCCGGCGCAGGCTGGCGCCGCTGCTCGACAACGACTACAACCAGCTCGAGCTGTTCACCGCACTGCTGCTGAGCCTGCCCGGCTCGCCGTTCCTGTACTACGGCGACGAGATCGGGATGGGTGACAACATCTGGTTGCGCGACCGGGACGCGGTCCGGACGCCCATGCAGTGGACACCGGACCGCAACGCCGGGTTCTCCCGAGCCGACCCCGAGCGCCTGTACCTGCCGCCGGTCATGGACCCCGTGTACGGCTTCCACCGGGTCAACGTCGAGTCCCAGCAACGCAACAGCGCGTCGTTCCTGCACTGGACGCGTCGCATGCTGCGGATCCGCAAGCGTCACTCGGCGTTCGGCCTCGGTTCGTTCCACGAGATCGACCCGTCCAACCAGACCGTCCTGGCCTTCCTGCGCAAGCACCGGTCCGCCACCGGGGACGACGTGATGCTGTGCGTGAACAACATGTCGGGTTCTCCGCAGCCGATCGAGCTCGACCTCGCCGACTGGTCCGGGCACACCGTCCGGGAGGTCACCGGTGGGGCCGCCTTCCCCGCCATCGGTGACCAGCCCTACCAGCTGAGCGTTCCTGGCCACGGCTTCTTCTGGTTCGCGATCAGCCCCGCCGAGGAGACGAAATGA
- a CDS encoding maltotransferase domain-containing protein codes for MSGRFSIEDVSPDDRGGAHATKAVVGEHIPVAATVWREGHEAVAASVVWRGPDAVSRSTRMREEPGTDRWSAAVVPDAEGMWTLRVDAWGDPWTSWLRRVDARVSAAQPLHNDLEIGARLLDQVRQHIANDQDDALLDLAAQRLRDHESAPKDRLSLATSEPVLRLVSEHPVRELVTEGRTQQLWVDRPRALFSAWYELFPRSTGGLDPDGAPVHGTFATATAELDRIADLGFDVVYLPPIHPIGEVNRKGRNNSLTTEPEDVGSPWAIGSAAGGHDAVHPELGDLAGFDAFVGRARALGMEVALDLALQCAPDHPWLREHPEWFSTLPDGTIAHAENPPKQYQDIHPLNFDNDRDGLHAEILRIVLHWAAHGVRIFRVDNPHTKPPDFWHRLIVAAKERHPDLLFLAEAFTRPARLWGLARLGFSQSYTYFTWRTSKEELTRFGRELLEHQDEARPNLFVNTPDILHESLQDGVPAMFALRAALAATLSPSWGMYAGYELYEHEPVRPGSEEYLDSEKYQLRPRDFAGAAAAGRSLEPWLRRLNEIRRRHPALQQLRTLHFHHIDNDSLIAYSKTDPATGDAVVCVVNLEPHRPQEGTLRLDPAVLGREPGERLAVRDEVSGRRWEWDQSTRVRLEPWHAVAHIVAVEDRHE; via the coding sequence GTGAGCGGTCGGTTCAGCATTGAAGACGTCTCGCCCGATGACAGGGGTGGCGCGCACGCCACGAAAGCCGTCGTCGGGGAGCACATTCCTGTGGCGGCGACGGTATGGCGGGAAGGGCACGAAGCGGTGGCGGCCTCGGTCGTCTGGCGCGGTCCCGATGCGGTGTCGCGCAGCACCCGGATGCGGGAGGAGCCGGGCACGGACCGGTGGTCGGCCGCGGTCGTGCCGGATGCCGAAGGCATGTGGACGTTGCGGGTCGACGCCTGGGGCGATCCGTGGACGAGCTGGCTGCGGCGGGTCGACGCGCGGGTGTCGGCTGCCCAGCCACTGCACAACGACCTGGAGATCGGCGCCCGCCTGCTCGACCAGGTGCGGCAGCACATCGCCAACGACCAGGACGACGCGCTGCTCGACCTGGCGGCGCAACGACTTCGCGACCACGAATCCGCGCCGAAGGACCGGCTTTCGCTCGCGACGTCCGAACCGGTGCTGAGGCTGGTCTCCGAGCACCCGGTGCGCGAGCTGGTCACCGAAGGCCGCACCCAGCAGCTCTGGGTGGACCGTCCGCGAGCGCTGTTCAGCGCCTGGTACGAGCTTTTCCCCCGTTCGACCGGCGGCCTCGACCCCGACGGCGCGCCCGTGCACGGCACGTTCGCGACCGCCACCGCCGAACTCGACCGCATCGCGGACCTGGGCTTCGACGTGGTCTACCTGCCGCCGATCCACCCGATCGGCGAGGTCAACCGCAAGGGCCGGAACAACTCCCTGACCACGGAGCCGGAGGACGTGGGCTCACCGTGGGCGATCGGCTCCGCCGCCGGAGGACACGACGCGGTCCACCCGGAGCTCGGCGACCTCGCCGGCTTCGACGCCTTCGTCGGACGAGCCCGTGCACTCGGCATGGAGGTGGCGCTCGACCTCGCGTTGCAGTGCGCACCCGACCACCCCTGGCTGCGCGAGCACCCGGAATGGTTCAGCACCCTGCCCGACGGGACCATCGCGCACGCCGAGAACCCGCCGAAGCAGTACCAGGACATCCACCCGCTGAACTTCGACAACGACCGCGACGGGCTCCACGCCGAGATCCTGCGGATCGTGCTGCACTGGGCCGCCCACGGCGTGCGCATCTTCCGGGTGGACAACCCGCACACGAAACCGCCGGACTTCTGGCACCGGCTGATCGTCGCGGCCAAGGAGCGCCACCCCGACCTGCTCTTCCTCGCCGAGGCCTTCACCCGGCCCGCACGCCTGTGGGGACTGGCGCGGCTCGGGTTCAGCCAGAGCTACACCTACTTCACCTGGCGCACGAGCAAGGAGGAGCTCACGAGGTTCGGGCGGGAGCTCCTCGAGCACCAGGACGAGGCGCGGCCGAACCTGTTCGTCAACACACCGGACATCCTGCACGAGTCGCTGCAAGACGGTGTACCCGCGATGTTCGCGCTGAGGGCCGCGCTCGCCGCCACCCTCTCCCCCTCCTGGGGCATGTACGCCGGTTACGAGCTCTACGAGCACGAACCGGTGCGCCCCGGCAGCGAGGAGTACCTCGATTCGGAGAAGTACCAGTTGCGACCACGTGACTTCGCAGGCGCCGCCGCGGCGGGCCGGTCGCTGGAGCCCTGGCTCCGCCGACTGAACGAGATCCGCAGACGGCACCCCGCGCTGCAGCAGTTGCGCACCCTGCACTTCCACCACATCGACAACGACTCGCTGATCGCCTACTCCAAGACCGACCCCGCCACCGGCGACGCGGTCGTGTGCGTGGTCAACCTCGAGCCGCACCGCCCGCAGGAAGGAACGCTCCGGCTGGATCCGGCCGTGCTCGGCCGGGAGCCGGGTGAGCGGCTCGCCGTCCGCGACGAGGTCAGCGGCCGGCGATGGGAGTGGGACCAAAGCACCCGCGTCCGCCTGGAGCCGTGGCACGCGGTCGCGCACATCGTCGCAGTGGAGGACCGTCATGAGTGA
- a CDS encoding MFS transporter produces MVSTESQAGAGLSSGVFDARLWGALIVIASAVGLDVSSVAIVNAALPDIGAKLDIGPDTLQWVMTSYAVTFAGFLLFGGRLADVFDQRLVFTCGVGLFAASALVITVAPNAAVLMVARGAQGVGAAISVPAAMTLLTQTFPEGPARNKALGIYASVGAASFGAGLVLGGILADLFGWRSVFAVNVVLGIAVVAGAQVLLAKGTRHHRPLDVPGAVLITGGLLLVVFAITRGGQVGWTSLSTAGALCFGLALLVAFVVWERRVAVPLLPAELLSRRPVRAGAFAGLLFFGAVNGLLFFAPLYMQGLLGWEPLLSALAMLPMSVVVIISSNFAGRILDRVGQRRLMLVGLAMIGCGVALWIPTPLDGVYWWHMLPGLVVMSTGQGLAYTGLTAAALSGLPQEQHGVAGAFNITTQQVGSGLATASLVVIAAAARPDAGPAGTLSGYHAAYVAAVAGVAAGVALIALLPAFRYGADEIRQPS; encoded by the coding sequence GTGGTTTCCACCGAAAGTCAGGCGGGTGCCGGCCTGTCGTCTGGCGTGTTCGACGCCAGGCTGTGGGGCGCGCTCATCGTCATCGCCAGCGCCGTCGGCCTGGATGTCAGCAGCGTCGCGATCGTCAACGCGGCGCTGCCCGACATCGGCGCGAAGCTGGACATCGGACCGGACACGCTGCAGTGGGTGATGACTTCCTACGCCGTCACCTTCGCGGGTTTCCTGCTCTTCGGCGGGCGGCTCGCCGACGTGTTCGACCAGCGGCTGGTCTTCACCTGCGGGGTCGGGCTGTTCGCGGCGTCGGCGCTGGTCATCACCGTGGCGCCGAACGCCGCGGTGCTGATGGTGGCCCGCGGGGCGCAGGGCGTGGGTGCGGCCATCTCGGTACCCGCGGCGATGACCCTGCTGACCCAGACGTTCCCGGAGGGGCCCGCGCGCAACAAGGCGCTGGGCATCTACGCCTCGGTGGGTGCGGCGAGCTTCGGTGCGGGGCTGGTGCTCGGAGGCATTCTCGCCGACCTGTTCGGATGGCGTTCGGTGTTCGCGGTCAACGTCGTGCTCGGGATCGCCGTCGTCGCCGGTGCCCAGGTGCTGCTGGCGAAGGGCACGCGCCACCACCGTCCGCTGGACGTGCCCGGCGCGGTCCTGATCACCGGCGGTCTGCTGCTGGTCGTGTTCGCGATCACCCGGGGCGGCCAGGTCGGCTGGACGTCGCTGTCCACGGCAGGAGCGCTGTGCTTCGGCCTGGCGCTGCTGGTCGCGTTCGTGGTGTGGGAGCGCAGGGTGGCGGTGCCGCTGTTGCCTGCGGAACTGCTGTCCAGGCGGCCGGTACGCGCGGGAGCGTTCGCGGGCCTGTTGTTCTTCGGCGCGGTCAACGGTCTGCTGTTTTTCGCGCCGCTGTACATGCAGGGCCTGCTCGGCTGGGAGCCGCTGCTTTCGGCGCTGGCGATGCTGCCGATGAGCGTGGTGGTCATCATCTCGTCCAACTTCGCAGGCCGAATCCTCGACCGGGTGGGCCAGCGGCGCCTCATGCTGGTGGGGTTGGCGATGATCGGTTGCGGTGTGGCGCTGTGGATCCCCACCCCGCTCGACGGCGTCTACTGGTGGCACATGCTGCCGGGGCTGGTCGTGATGAGCACCGGTCAGGGCCTGGCCTACACCGGTCTCACCGCGGCCGCGCTCAGCGGGCTTCCGCAGGAGCAGCACGGTGTGGCCGGGGCGTTCAACATCACCACCCAGCAGGTCGGCTCCGGTCTGGCGACCGCGTCACTGGTCGTGATCGCCGCCGCCGCACGGCCCGATGCCGGCCCCGCGGGAACGCTGTCGGGCTACCACGCGGCGTACGTGGCCGCGGTGGCCGGTGTCGCCGCCGGGGTCGCGCTGATCGCTCTGCTCCCCGCTTTCCGGTACGGCGCGGACGAGATCCGCCAGCCGAGCTGA
- a CDS encoding LLM class F420-dependent oxidoreductase, whose translation MLFGISTFLTDVTETGEPAVRPAELAKAVEERGFESLLTAEHTHMPARPTPWPGGDAPIPAFFRYTYDPFVALSMAAAATRRLRVGTGVTVLTQRDPILLAKEAATLDVLSGGRLILGIGAGWHRIEVRNHGVDPKRRFGVMRERARVLRRIWTEELPEFHGEHVDFDAMYSFPKPVQRPHPPILLGGWSENVYGRVLDYADGWLSPPEWGVEEVTGPAGRLREQAAERGLPEPQINFFLNSLDSGDLEKAAEIRPRRILFSLSPMVRDDALRRLDELAEFMAGHNDF comes from the coding sequence ATGTTGTTCGGGATCTCCACCTTCCTCACCGACGTGACCGAGACCGGCGAACCCGCCGTGCGGCCCGCCGAACTCGCCAAAGCGGTCGAGGAACGCGGGTTCGAGTCGCTGCTGACCGCCGAGCACACCCACATGCCCGCCCGGCCCACGCCGTGGCCGGGTGGCGACGCTCCGATCCCCGCGTTCTTCCGTTACACCTACGACCCTTTCGTCGCGCTCTCGATGGCCGCGGCGGCCACCCGCAGGCTGCGGGTCGGCACCGGAGTGACTGTGCTGACGCAGCGGGATCCGATCCTGCTCGCGAAGGAGGCGGCAACGCTGGACGTGCTCTCCGGCGGCCGGCTCATCCTCGGCATCGGCGCCGGTTGGCACCGCATCGAGGTGCGCAATCACGGCGTCGATCCCAAGCGGCGCTTCGGGGTGATGCGCGAACGCGCTCGGGTCCTGCGGCGGATCTGGACCGAAGAACTGCCCGAGTTCCACGGCGAGCACGTCGACTTCGACGCGATGTACTCGTTCCCCAAGCCGGTGCAACGGCCGCACCCCCCGATCCTGCTCGGCGGCTGGAGCGAGAACGTCTACGGCCGCGTGCTGGACTACGCCGACGGCTGGCTGTCGCCGCCGGAGTGGGGCGTGGAGGAGGTCACCGGCCCGGCAGGCAGGCTGCGGGAGCAGGCCGCCGAGCGTGGACTGCCGGAACCGCAGATCAACTTCTTCCTCAACTCCCTCGACTCGGGCGACCTGGAGAAAGCCGCGGAGATCCGGCCGCGGCGAATCCTGTTCTCGCTCAGCCCGATGGTGCGTGACGACGCCCTGCGCAGGCTCGACGAGCTCGCCGAGTTCATGGCCGGGCACAACGACTTCTGA
- a CDS encoding putative quinol monooxygenase codes for MYVVTVALVSLPDAVEDLAAELRSAVRTCSHDPGCVFYSVQQDTAVETRFLLYERWDDRESFDQHGKSDFVVEQGQRLARMLAADPVVTEYELIE; via the coding sequence ATGTACGTCGTGACCGTAGCGCTGGTGTCGCTTCCGGACGCAGTGGAGGACCTCGCTGCCGAGCTGCGTTCGGCAGTGCGGACGTGTTCCCACGACCCAGGATGCGTGTTCTATTCCGTGCAGCAGGACACGGCGGTGGAAACCCGATTCCTGCTCTACGAGCGCTGGGACGACCGGGAATCGTTCGACCAGCACGGCAAGAGCGACTTCGTCGTGGAACAGGGGCAGCGGCTGGCCCGGATGCTGGCGGCCGATCCGGTGGTGACCGAGTACGAACTGATCGAGTAG
- a CDS encoding helix-turn-helix transcriptional regulator: MRDGNVELADFLKSRRDRIRPEDVGLSVHGRRRVRGLRRAEVAQLAGISPEYYMRLEQGRSNRPSRSVVDALAEVFRLDEDEREHLYLIARSEVVARSGGAGGVDDGVQRLLESVDPVPAYVLNARLDVLAWNRMAAALVMDFAELPAGRRNLVWFAFCEDRARDFYVHWERMAMQGIAHLRAALGRAPDDPDTNALIEDISARSKQFRDWWSRHEVRGPGSGVKEFRHPLVGRMTLNYNALLLPGGGDQQLVMYTAPEGSTSQNALDLLAVIGSEKFGDASDVGSA; the protein is encoded by the coding sequence ATGCGGGACGGCAACGTGGAACTGGCCGATTTCTTGAAGTCGAGGCGGGACCGGATCCGGCCCGAGGACGTGGGACTGTCGGTGCACGGGCGCCGCCGGGTGCGGGGGCTGCGCCGTGCGGAGGTGGCGCAGCTCGCCGGGATCAGCCCCGAGTACTACATGCGGCTGGAACAGGGGCGCAGCAACCGTCCGTCCCGTTCGGTGGTCGACGCGCTGGCCGAGGTGTTCCGGCTCGACGAGGACGAGCGCGAACACCTGTACCTGATCGCCAGGTCGGAGGTCGTGGCCCGCTCCGGAGGTGCCGGCGGCGTGGACGACGGCGTGCAGCGGCTGCTGGAGTCGGTGGATCCGGTGCCCGCCTACGTCCTCAACGCACGGCTCGACGTGCTGGCCTGGAACCGGATGGCGGCGGCGCTGGTCATGGACTTCGCCGAGCTCCCGGCCGGCCGCCGCAACCTGGTCTGGTTCGCGTTCTGCGAGGACCGGGCGCGGGACTTCTACGTGCACTGGGAGCGGATGGCGATGCAGGGCATCGCCCACCTGCGGGCCGCTCTGGGCCGCGCGCCCGACGATCCGGACACCAATGCGCTGATCGAGGACATCTCGGCTCGCAGCAAGCAGTTCCGCGACTGGTGGAGCAGGCACGAGGTCCGCGGTCCCGGCAGCGGGGTCAAGGAGTTCCGCCACCCGCTGGTCGGGCGCATGACGCTGAACTACAACGCCCTGCTGCTGCCGGGCGGCGGGGACCAGCAGCTGGTGATGTACACCGCGCCGGAGGGCAGCACGTCGCAGAACGCGCTGGACCTGCTCGCGGTGATCGGCAGCGAGAAGTTCGGCGACGCCAGCGACGTCGGCTCCGCCTGA
- a CDS encoding oxidoreductase has protein sequence MIAINAQTHASRESRVWFVTGATSGFGAAITRAASAAGHTVFATGRRVRALEQLAAEAPGESVHPLQLDVTRQDQISQAVSTAISRTGRIDVLVNNAGNGHVGAVEETSEEELRDMLDVLFFGPMALTRAVLPHMRRARTGTIVQISSVNGQVGYQGFSSYVAAKFALEGASECLAAEVAPFGIDVRVVEPGLFRTDFTGSSLRHSDRIDDYAEVMDPVRELVRGFHGTQPGDPDKAAARILEVVDDGPFRLPLGVDSLEAVLGKLTSTQREIEQWSRVSASTDLDDLL, from the coding sequence GTGATCGCCATCAACGCGCAAACCCACGCGTCCCGCGAGTCGCGCGTCTGGTTCGTCACGGGTGCGACGTCGGGCTTCGGAGCCGCCATCACCCGAGCCGCCAGCGCGGCCGGGCACACCGTATTCGCCACGGGGCGCCGGGTGCGGGCGCTGGAACAGCTCGCGGCGGAGGCGCCAGGTGAGTCGGTGCATCCCCTTCAGCTCGACGTCACGCGGCAGGACCAGATCTCCCAGGCCGTCAGCACCGCCATCAGCCGCACCGGGCGCATCGACGTGCTGGTCAACAACGCGGGCAACGGCCACGTCGGCGCGGTGGAGGAAACCTCGGAGGAGGAACTGCGCGACATGCTCGACGTGCTGTTCTTCGGCCCGATGGCGTTGACCAGAGCCGTGCTGCCGCACATGCGGCGCGCGCGAACCGGCACGATCGTGCAGATCTCCAGCGTCAACGGGCAGGTCGGCTACCAGGGGTTCTCCTCCTACGTCGCCGCCAAGTTCGCCCTCGAAGGCGCATCCGAATGCCTGGCTGCGGAAGTGGCGCCGTTCGGCATCGACGTGCGGGTGGTCGAGCCCGGACTGTTCCGGACCGACTTCACCGGCTCCAGCCTGCGGCACAGCGACCGCATCGACGACTACGCCGAGGTCATGGACCCGGTGCGGGAGCTGGTGCGCGGCTTCCACGGGACCCAGCCCGGCGATCCGGACAAGGCCGCGGCGAGGATCCTCGAGGTGGTCGACGACGGCCCGTTCCGCCTGCCCCTGGGCGTGGACTCGCTGGAGGCGGTGCTCGGGAAGCTGACCTCGACCCAGCGCGAGATCGAGCAGTGGAGCCGCGTCTCCGCGAGCACCGACCTCGACGACCTGCTCTGA
- a CDS encoding ankyrin repeat domain-containing protein, which produces MDSGRTRQIVETWFADIGSGNLERVLATLSPSVYHELPRHERNAVIPNLGVHIGRDAVAESFRMRGEASADVEYVTRDVVVEGDKAYVVTWARMRHRRTGVEFGIEATHRLTVDAGGQISYWKVYFDPTPEVAAFDDDLDQRLLAAVRAGESQEVAQLISVGAQVDARDQDTGLTALMIAAGRGDATSVRLLLEGGADVHAMDAAAGGTPLHKAVQGGDLESVRLLVDAGAQIDAVVPTTGHTPLLDAFWYKMPDIAEFLLAQDAGLNLTTHYGFSMRDHIEYALQANALGTEKLAAAEHALRARLERDERQAAEQALMSAVVAGDLERVRELLAQGVAVDERSPVLNGFNDAHTPLLVAARDGHVEIVRELLAAGADVNATEPTFGAVPLHKAVYNGHAEITQILVHTAGVDLDFRGPTNGYTPLLDAIWHGYEECSRILLAAGARTDLVGHDGKTPAALAAEVFGAGHALTTELS; this is translated from the coding sequence ATGGACAGCGGCCGTACTCGGCAAATCGTCGAAACCTGGTTCGCCGACATCGGTTCGGGCAACCTGGAAAGGGTCCTCGCCACCCTGTCCCCCTCGGTGTACCACGAACTCCCGCGCCACGAGCGCAATGCGGTGATCCCGAACCTCGGGGTGCACATCGGGCGCGACGCCGTCGCCGAGTCCTTCCGGATGCGCGGCGAGGCGTCCGCCGACGTGGAGTACGTGACCCGCGACGTCGTCGTGGAGGGGGACAAGGCATACGTGGTGACCTGGGCGCGGATGCGCCACCGCCGCACCGGCGTGGAGTTCGGGATCGAGGCCACCCACCGGCTGACCGTCGACGCCGGCGGCCAGATCAGCTACTGGAAGGTCTACTTCGACCCGACCCCGGAGGTCGCGGCTTTCGACGACGACCTCGACCAGCGGCTGCTGGCCGCTGTGCGCGCCGGCGAGAGCCAGGAGGTCGCGCAGCTGATCTCGGTCGGAGCACAGGTCGACGCACGTGACCAGGACACCGGGCTGACCGCGCTGATGATCGCCGCGGGCCGAGGGGATGCCACGTCGGTCCGGCTGCTGCTGGAAGGCGGCGCCGACGTGCACGCGATGGATGCGGCGGCGGGCGGGACCCCGCTGCACAAGGCGGTGCAGGGCGGTGACCTGGAATCGGTGCGGCTGCTCGTCGACGCCGGCGCGCAGATCGACGCCGTGGTGCCCACGACGGGGCACACCCCGCTGCTGGACGCTTTCTGGTACAAGATGCCGGACATCGCGGAGTTCCTGCTCGCGCAGGACGCGGGCCTGAACCTGACCACGCACTACGGCTTCTCGATGCGGGACCACATCGAGTACGCGTTGCAGGCCAACGCGCTGGGCACCGAGAAGCTCGCCGCCGCGGAACACGCCCTGCGTGCCCGGCTGGAGAGGGACGAGCGCCAGGCCGCCGAGCAGGCCCTGATGAGCGCTGTGGTCGCGGGCGACCTGGAGCGCGTGCGGGAGTTGCTGGCGCAGGGCGTGGCCGTGGACGAACGCTCGCCGGTGCTCAACGGGTTCAACGACGCCCACACCCCGCTGCTGGTCGCCGCGCGTGACGGTCACGTGGAGATCGTGCGCGAACTGCTGGCCGCGGGAGCCGACGTCAACGCCACCGAGCCCACCTTCGGTGCCGTCCCGTTGCACAAAGCCGTCTACAACGGACACGCCGAGATCACCCAGATCCTGGTGCACACCGCCGGAGTGGATCTGGACTTCCGGGGGCCGACCAACGGCTACACCCCGCTCCTGGACGCGATCTGGCACGGCTACGAGGAATGCAGCCGGATCCTGCTCGCCGCCGGCGCGCGTACCGATCTCGTCGGCCACGACGGCAAGACCCCGGCCGCGCTCGCCGCGGAGGTCTTCGGTGCCGGCCACGCCCTGACGACCGAGCTTTCCTGA